A single genomic interval of Nomascus leucogenys isolate Asia chromosome 3, Asia_NLE_v1, whole genome shotgun sequence harbors:
- the LOC100597384 gene encoding uncharacterized protein LOC100597384, with product MAGLCYGGPPSSACGCGGHRGDSRGASRVCVRPALRYGAPGSSLRVAAARAAGSGWRRAAAPGERSLEDEDWLLGGNRTGSASTATGRGLWALNPRVARASVSCWAAPSAPWGCCGPRPGWTWGPHLAPGQHRRPGSSGLGSPFLPCPQSWSPSGCRSCWLSLWTRHPPSCPRRLAIHRPAHAASPSTVLPTPPQPPTSHLEETMSPAPPAPGC from the coding sequence ATGGCTGGGCTCTGCTACGGGGGGCCGCCTTCCTCTGCGTGCGGCTGCGGAGGGCACCGCGGGGACTCGAGAGGGGCCTCGAGGGTGTGTGTGAGGCCGGCGCTGCGCTATGGCGCCCCGGGCTCCTCCCTGCGCGTGGCTGCGGCCAGAGCAGCGGGCTCAGGCTGGAGAAGGGCCGCGGCACCCGGGGAACGCAGCCTGGAGGACGAGGACTGGCTTCTCGGAGGCAACAGGACCGGCTCGGCATCTACAGCTACTGGACGTGGACTTTGGGCGCTGAACCCACGCGTGGCCCGCGCCTCTGTCTCGTGCTGGGCGGCGCCCTCGGCGCCCTGGGGCTGCTGCGGCCCTAGGCCTGGCTGGACTTGGGGACCACATCTGGCCCCCGGGCAGCACCGTCGCCCAGGATCCTCCGGCCTGggctcccccttcctcccttgcCCACAGTCTTGGAGCCCCAGTGGGTGCAGGAGCTGCTGGCTGTCCCTGTGGACCCGCCATCCACCGTCCTGCCCACGTCGCCTCGCCATCCACCGTCCTGCCCACGCCGCCTCGCCATCCACCGTCCTGCCCacgccgcctcagcctcccacctcccacttAGAGGAGACCATGAGCCCTGCCCCACCCGCTCCAGGATGTTAG